In Taeniopygia guttata chromosome 2, bTaeGut7.mat, whole genome shotgun sequence, one genomic interval encodes:
- the LOC140682430 gene encoding uncharacterized protein has translation MLCAWQSPEMCVCNGSSAKILKFNNYSSLKEGLEFSGSRAGSEGQSQVGSSEVFAVREAQGSAELRQRSARVRGAAAPARVTLRYLRRTGGGAPGRPLPLPRQGAAGGSLLARRSHQICVQRPTDRLSACHRLSGGCTAPSPDRPQPGTAPSSPQPLRFPQLPQPDFSHRGNQSPIAALRQEKHRHKHKAAFGKTAIACSGSALKRERAELKMCQEQPGWHCFIFTKKSLLIAH, from the coding sequence ATGCTCTGTGCTTGGCAAAGCCCAGAAATGTGCGTCTGCAATGGCTCTTCTGCTaagattttgaaatttaataATTACAGTTCTTTAAAGGAGGGGCTGGAGTTTAgcgggagcagagcaggcagcgAGGGACAGAGCCAGGTTGGCAGCAGTGAAGTGTTTGCGGTGCGGGAGGCGCAGGGCAGCGCGGAGCTGCGGCAGAGGAGCGCCCGGGTGCGCGGcgcggcagccccggcccgggtCACGCTGCGGTACTTGCGGCGGACGGGCGGAGGTGCGCCGGGCCGGCCGCTGCCTCTCCCACGGCAAGGAGCGGCTGGAGGCTCGCTCTTGGCCCGGAGGAGCCACCAAATCTGTGTCCAGAGGCCCACTGACAGGCTCAGCGCTTGCCATCGCCTCTCCGGTGGCTGCACCGCTCCCTCGCCCGACCGGCCCCAGCCGGGCACGGCtccctcctccccgcagccgctccgctttccccagctcccacagccggATTTCAGCCACCGTGGCAACCAGAGCCCCATCGCTGCTCTCCGACAGGAGAAACACAGACACAAACACAAAGCTGCCTTTGGAAAAACAGCAATCGCCTGCTCAGGCTCTGCTTTAAAGAGAGAACGCGCTGAATTAAAAATGTGCCAAGAACAACCAGGATGGCATTGCTTTATTTTCACAAAGAAGTCTCTCCTAATTGCACATTAA